From one Hydrogenimonas thermophila genomic stretch:
- a CDS encoding glucose-6-phosphate isomerase, which yields MVKFQRDFEFNIDENISNLMDEAFCRVVEECENGVAGYYNLPEDSKMIVTEVEALSSSETIKNSDTIAVIGIGGSSLGAKAIDSMLRHKYPQAKRLIFFENPDPVEISKKFASMDKEKTIFIVISKSGSTIETMSLFKVVISHFNLDLNGDDKDRLIAITDEGSVLCRFADRYGIKVYTIPHNVGGRFSVLSAVGIVPLTLAGYDCCSILEGGAKIVRRFFNREEDHILLKAAFIATNWEKYRMNVLFAYASFLDDFTKWYVQLWGESLGKIDKSGNRVGLTPLGQIGSIDQHSFLQLIIEGPIDKTVTFIKIEDFENDILIPDITLEGIQKCDFVNGHTFNELINAECDATREAIAQQGVPVDAIILDKLSETNIGELILYYEILTSLTGAILNIDTYNQPGVELGKRILADKFKK from the coding sequence ATGGTCAAGTTTCAAAGAGATTTTGAGTTTAATATAGATGAAAATATAAGTAATTTAATGGATGAAGCATTTTGTAGAGTTGTAGAAGAGTGTGAAAATGGAGTAGCTGGTTACTATAATCTTCCTGAAGATTCTAAAATGATAGTAACTGAAGTAGAGGCTTTGTCATCATCTGAAACTATAAAAAATAGTGACACAATAGCAGTAATTGGCATAGGAGGCTCTTCACTCGGAGCTAAAGCGATAGATTCTATGTTAAGACACAAATATCCTCAAGCAAAAAGATTGATCTTTTTTGAAAATCCTGACCCTGTAGAAATCTCTAAAAAGTTTGCCTCAATGGATAAAGAGAAGACTATCTTTATTGTTATATCAAAATCTGGTTCTACAATTGAAACTATGTCTCTTTTTAAAGTAGTTATATCGCATTTTAATCTTGATCTAAATGGAGATGATAAAGATCGTCTAATAGCCATAACAGATGAGGGGTCTGTACTTTGCCGCTTTGCAGATAGATATGGAATTAAGGTATATACCATTCCTCACAATGTAGGAGGTCGCTTCTCTGTTTTAAGTGCAGTTGGTATTGTTCCTTTGACTCTTGCTGGTTATGATTGCTGCTCTATTTTAGAGGGTGGAGCAAAAATAGTTCGTCGTTTTTTTAACAGAGAAGAGGATCATATTCTTCTTAAAGCTGCTTTTATTGCAACCAATTGGGAAAAATATAGAATGAATGTTCTTTTTGCATATGCATCATTTCTTGATGATTTTACTAAGTGGTATGTTCAGTTATGGGGAGAATCACTTGGAAAAATAGATAAAAGTGGAAATAGAGTAGGTCTAACTCCTCTAGGACAGATTGGCTCTATAGATCAACACTCCTTTTTGCAACTTATTATTGAAGGACCAATAGATAAAACTGTAACTTTCATAAAGATAGAAGATTTTGAAAATGATATTCTCATTCCGGATATAACGCTTGAGGGTATCCAAAAGTGCGACTTTGTAAATGGACACACATTTAATGAGCTAATCAATGCAGAGTGTGATGCAACTCGTGAAGCAATTGCACAGCAGGGTGTTCCTGTTGATGCAATTATTTTAGATAAATTAAGTGAAACAAACATAGGAGAGTTGATTTTATATTATGAAATTTTAACCTCGCTTACTGGAGCAATACTAAATATAGATACTTACAATCAACCAGGAGTTGAGCTAGGCAAGCGTATTCTTGCAGATAAATTTAAGAAATAA
- the mgtE gene encoding magnesium transporter, which produces MADNRKDREANKTIDDLIVDIERRIKLFQEGIDENAQAYEIAELLEEVRELNKERYIELLKSFPEDLKADVLSELSKNAQEDALEAIDAKELADIIEEMDTDDAADIVQQIEELDESKAKKVLNEIDEAESKVIRALISYDEDEAGAYMQTELFKAHIDETIGESIKRLKELKNREELDNAYHVFIVDNKNRFLGMMPMEDLVLQGPNEVYRNVLEKEGALTVTVKPNDPIDKVIELAGNYNMNVIPVVDNWGILLGRITADDIYDLMEKQATDQIYGMAGVQEESEESENIIKAGKTRAFWLGVNLITAIAASVVIGLFDSTIQSIVALAVLMPIVASMGGNAGTQSLTVTVRQLALGDIDPTEAKQVIKKEVLLSLGNGLVYAVVMGLIAYFWFNMPMLGVVIGLSMIINLFFAGFFGALIPLVLKGLGIDPAVGSSVLLTTVTDVVGFFSFLGLATLILL; this is translated from the coding sequence GTGGCTGATAATAGAAAAGATAGAGAAGCAAATAAAACGATTGATGATTTAATTGTAGATATAGAACGTAGAATAAAACTTTTTCAGGAAGGTATAGATGAGAATGCTCAAGCATATGAGATTGCAGAGCTTCTTGAAGAGGTACGTGAGCTAAATAAAGAAAGATATATTGAGCTACTTAAATCATTCCCTGAAGATCTTAAAGCAGATGTACTCTCAGAGCTTTCAAAAAATGCTCAGGAAGATGCTTTAGAGGCAATAGATGCCAAAGAGTTGGCAGATATCATTGAAGAGATGGATACTGACGATGCTGCCGATATTGTTCAACAAATTGAAGAGTTAGATGAGTCCAAAGCAAAAAAGGTTCTAAATGAGATAGATGAAGCTGAAAGTAAAGTCATTCGTGCACTCATCAGCTATGATGAAGATGAAGCTGGTGCTTACATGCAAACTGAGCTCTTTAAAGCTCATATTGATGAAACTATAGGTGAATCTATAAAACGCCTTAAAGAGCTAAAAAATAGAGAAGAGCTTGATAATGCATATCATGTATTTATTGTAGATAATAAAAACCGTTTTTTAGGCATGATGCCTATGGAAGATCTGGTTTTGCAAGGACCTAATGAAGTTTACAGAAATGTTTTGGAAAAAGAGGGTGCTCTTACTGTCACAGTTAAACCAAATGATCCTATTGACAAAGTTATTGAGCTTGCTGGTAACTACAATATGAACGTCATCCCTGTTGTAGATAATTGGGGGATTCTTCTTGGTCGTATTACGGCAGACGACATTTATGATTTGATGGAGAAACAAGCAACCGATCAAATCTATGGAATGGCTGGTGTTCAAGAAGAGTCTGAAGAGAGTGAAAATATCATTAAAGCAGGAAAAACACGTGCATTTTGGCTGGGAGTTAACTTAATAACTGCTATAGCAGCTTCTGTTGTCATTGGATTATTTGATTCAACAATACAATCAATTGTTGCTTTAGCTGTACTGATGCCTATAGTAGCCTCTATGGGTGGAAATGCCGGTACTCAGTCACTAACAGTTACTGTACGTCAGTTGGCTCTGGGAGACATTGATCCAACTGAGGCTAAACAGGTAATAAAAAAAGAGGTTCTGCTCTCTTTGGGCAACGGTTTAGTTTATGCAGTTGTTATGGGACTCATAGCCTACTTTTGGTTTAATATGCCAATGCTTGGCGTAGTAATTGGTCTATCTATGATAATAAACCTCTTCTTTGCAGGTTTTTTTGGTGCACTGATCCCATTGGTACTAAAGGGATTGGGAATAGATCCAGCAGTTGGTTCTTCTGTTTTACTTACAACTGTTACAGATGTTGTAGGTTTTTTCAGTTTTTTAGGACTTGCAACTCTTATTCTTCTTTAA
- a CDS encoding HAD family hydrolase, which yields MASIQIPNYGQLNIKHIVCDYNGTIAKDGKLAPDIKDIFKLLSENYNVHVITADTFGTVKKELESVDITVKILSSSDHTQEKGEYIKALGSKYCASIGNGNNDVKMLQESAISIAVIGDEGCATSTLMKSDIVCKSITDALLLFIKQKRLIATLRS from the coding sequence ATGGCAAGTATACAAATACCAAATTATGGGCAATTGAATATAAAACATATTGTATGTGATTATAATGGTACAATTGCAAAAGATGGTAAATTAGCTCCAGATATAAAAGATATTTTTAAACTTCTTTCTGAAAATTATAATGTACATGTCATTACTGCAGACACTTTTGGAACTGTTAAAAAAGAGCTTGAATCAGTTGATATTACAGTTAAAATACTCTCTAGTTCAGATCATACTCAAGAAAAGGGTGAATATATAAAAGCCTTGGGCTCTAAATATTGTGCTTCAATCGGAAATGGTAATAATGATGTAAAAATGCTTCAAGAATCAGCAATCTCTATAGCTGTTATAGGTGATGAAGGTTGTGCAACATCAACTCTAATGAAAAGTGATATAGTCTGCAAATCAATAACTGATGCTCTATTGCTTTTTATAAAGCAAAAACGTCTTATAGCTACACTAAGGAGTTAA
- a CDS encoding response regulator, giving the protein MKSLFFINKKNRFKDIVSNMQKKECKNLLIHLHSSDGKKLKKRLEKLHKAFPNAKIFATIEEEKEKEPLIAFICLDDFNSIETIFSSDCKDNLDKCLELEITAVLSFIKEYSENGQNSQLHILKQYRDAVDHAMIVSKTDKRGVITYINDNFCKISGYTREELIGKSHNIVRHPDTPKETFKEMWQTILSKKPWHGIIKNLRKDGTDYIVDAIIYPILDTSGEITEFIALRKDITEQIHDKEKLEAREAELQAILNNQDSIVLFVSQNDGILTINKRFFEYFDFKDTDDFKEKHSCICDLFIEEEGYIYPKAREDWLEFVSSNPEERHKVKMRDKNGKIRTFLLKANQIENDGRFVVNLSDITPLEEALIQAKLMEHTKSMFVANMSHEIRTPLNGILGFTELLLKHPVDSQIRRYLEIIHKSGKTLLGIVNDILDLSKIESGKMELSPIPADICKELESVVAIFAAKAREKHISYTAFIDPTIPKTIICDIQRLKQVLSNLIGNAVKFTPENGKVEVLIKTIKKEDNRIKLHFEVKDSGIGIKEEQKSKIFDLFSQADNSISREYGGTGLGLPISAKFIEMMGSHIEVDSEPQKGSTFWFDIWFDINDASLSIGSLESIEESVNIVFCKHTPEDCIMFETIKNYLEAWGISWTTRTSCDDIPFDTAFLFITPDTFEKGDKENMQKLLEQFPSLQIIWVESSSSIKPPEDNRIHKLEMPVVGSTLFDLLAAGLGDNFTKASISEDNIYNGNYSGKVLVAEDNPVNQMLISELLKDRGIDATIVENGIEALDELNRNQYDLVLMDVNMPKMDGIEATKKLRESGFKTPIVALTANVMAEEKSAYMKAGMNDHLSKPIETKALDIVLQKFLNTTNIEEEVESIEFDDIDYDHLGESLGLKNRKILRTLFAQFSKSVDSFLEDLESAINSKNIETLKDVIHRIKGATGNMRFENSFTLCKELEKELSSHNEINNRVKNMITKLMAQLWDLQNKIELHLNKEG; this is encoded by the coding sequence ATGAAAAGTCTCTTTTTTATAAATAAAAAAAATCGTTTTAAAGATATTGTTTCTAATATGCAAAAAAAAGAGTGTAAAAATCTACTTATACATCTGCATAGCAGTGATGGTAAAAAACTTAAAAAGAGACTTGAAAAACTTCATAAAGCTTTTCCAAATGCAAAAATATTTGCAACAATTGAAGAAGAAAAAGAGAAAGAACCATTAATTGCATTTATATGTTTAGATGATTTTAACAGCATTGAAACAATCTTTTCATCAGATTGTAAAGATAATTTAGACAAATGTTTAGAATTAGAAATAACTGCTGTTTTATCATTTATTAAAGAGTACTCAGAAAATGGACAAAATTCACAGCTTCATATTCTAAAACAGTATAGAGATGCTGTAGACCACGCTATGATTGTATCTAAAACAGATAAACGTGGTGTTATTACATATATTAATGATAATTTTTGCAAAATAAGCGGTTATACTAGAGAAGAACTAATAGGAAAAAGCCATAATATAGTACGACATCCAGATACTCCAAAAGAGACTTTTAAAGAAATGTGGCAAACTATACTAAGTAAAAAACCTTGGCACGGAATTATAAAAAATTTAAGAAAAGATGGAACAGACTATATTGTAGATGCAATAATTTACCCTATTCTTGATACTTCGGGGGAAATTACAGAATTCATTGCACTTAGAAAAGATATTACAGAGCAGATACATGATAAAGAGAAGTTAGAAGCAAGAGAAGCTGAACTTCAAGCAATTTTAAATAATCAAGACTCTATTGTACTATTTGTCTCACAAAATGATGGTATTTTAACTATCAATAAACGTTTTTTTGAATATTTTGATTTTAAAGATACAGATGACTTTAAAGAGAAACACTCTTGTATCTGCGATCTTTTTATTGAAGAGGAAGGTTATATATACCCAAAAGCTCGTGAAGATTGGCTGGAATTTGTATCTTCAAATCCTGAAGAGAGACACAAAGTAAAAATGCGTGATAAAAATGGGAAAATTCGCACTTTCCTACTAAAAGCAAATCAGATAGAAAATGATGGCAGGTTTGTTGTAAATTTAAGCGATATTACTCCACTTGAAGAGGCTTTGATTCAGGCAAAGTTAATGGAACATACCAAATCTATGTTTGTTGCTAATATGAGCCATGAAATAAGAACTCCTTTAAACGGCATCTTAGGATTTACCGAACTGCTTCTTAAACATCCTGTTGACAGTCAAATAAGAAGATATTTAGAGATAATTCACAAAAGTGGAAAAACACTCCTTGGAATTGTAAATGATATTTTAGATCTTTCTAAAATAGAGAGTGGCAAAATGGAGCTTAGTCCTATTCCTGCAGATATCTGTAAAGAGTTAGAGTCTGTTGTAGCCATTTTTGCTGCAAAAGCAAGAGAGAAGCATATATCTTATACTGCATTTATAGATCCAACTATTCCAAAAACAATAATTTGTGATATTCAGAGACTAAAACAGGTTTTAAGCAACTTAATTGGAAATGCTGTAAAGTTTACACCTGAAAATGGCAAAGTTGAAGTTTTAATTAAAACTATTAAAAAAGAAGACAATCGCATTAAACTACATTTTGAAGTCAAAGATAGCGGTATAGGTATAAAAGAAGAACAAAAATCAAAAATTTTCGATCTCTTTTCACAAGCAGATAACTCAATTAGCAGAGAGTATGGTGGAACTGGTCTTGGTCTGCCAATCAGTGCCAAATTTATTGAGATGATGGGTTCACATATAGAAGTAGACTCAGAACCACAAAAAGGATCTACATTTTGGTTTGATATTTGGTTTGATATAAATGACGCTTCTTTGTCTATTGGTTCTCTTGAATCAATTGAAGAGAGTGTAAATATAGTATTTTGTAAGCACACTCCTGAAGATTGCATTATGTTTGAAACAATAAAGAATTATCTTGAAGCTTGGGGAATATCTTGGACCACAAGAACATCTTGTGACGATATTCCTTTTGATACAGCATTTCTTTTTATTACACCTGATACATTTGAAAAAGGTGATAAAGAGAATATGCAAAAGCTTTTGGAACAGTTTCCAAGTCTTCAAATTATTTGGGTTGAATCTTCCAGCTCAATAAAACCACCAGAAGATAATAGAATACATAAACTTGAAATGCCAGTTGTAGGTTCAACTCTTTTTGATCTACTTGCTGCTGGACTTGGAGACAATTTTACAAAAGCTTCAATTTCAGAAGATAATATATATAATGGAAATTATAGTGGTAAAGTTCTTGTAGCTGAAGACAATCCAGTCAATCAAATGCTAATTTCAGAACTACTTAAAGATAGAGGTATTGATGCAACAATAGTAGAAAATGGTATAGAAGCTCTTGATGAACTAAATAGAAATCAGTATGATTTAGTTCTAATGGATGTAAATATGCCTAAGATGGATGGCATTGAAGCAACAAAAAAACTTAGAGAAAGTGGTTTTAAAACTCCAATTGTAGCATTAACCGCAAATGTTATGGCTGAAGAGAAGTCAGCATATATGAAAGCTGGAATGAATGATCATCTCTCAAAACCAATAGAAACAAAAGCTTTAGATATAGTTCTTCAAAAATTTCTAAATACCACAAATATAGAAGAAGAAGTTGAATCTATAGAGTTTGATGATATAGATTATGATCACCTTGGTGAATCATTAGGATTAAAAAATAGAAAAATTTTAAGAACACTGTTTGCTCAATTTTCAAAAAGTGTTGATTCTTTTTTAGAAGATTTAGAAAGTGCTATTAACTCTAAAAATATTGAAACACTGAAAGATGTAATTCATCGAATCAAAGGAGCAACAGGGAATATGAGATTTGAAAATTCATTTACTCTCTGCAAAGAGCTTGAAAAAGAGCTATCTTCACATAATGAAATAAATAATAGAGTAAAAAATATGATTACAAAACTGATGGCACAACTATGGGATCTGCAAAATAAGATAGAGCTACATCTCAATAAGGAAGGGTAA